One window from the genome of Sphingobacteriales bacterium encodes:
- a CDS encoding inositol monophosphatase, which yields MNYSALCHKTIEIVYQASEILKENFGKINHTDIEFKGKNDLVSFVDRETENFLKSKLSDLIPESGFLAEESGLSDFKDTDYLWIIDPLDGTTNYLHHLPLYSVSVALQENNETVIGIVYEVVNDEMFYSYKGGNAMLNGERISVSATADLQNALLATGFPIKNFEIIDDYLRIFRNLVTQTRGIRRLGTAAVDLAYVACGRFDGFFEYNLSPWDVAAGEFIVRQAGGSVSDFSGKNNFLYGRQILAANSLIFNELLKNVISDKD from the coding sequence ATGAATTATTCTGCATTATGCCACAAAACAATTGAAATTGTATATCAGGCTTCTGAGATATTAAAAGAAAATTTCGGAAAAATAAACCATACAGATATTGAATTTAAAGGTAAAAACGACCTTGTTTCCTTTGTTGACCGCGAAACTGAAAACTTTTTAAAAAGCAAGCTTTCTGACCTGATTCCGGAATCAGGCTTTCTGGCTGAAGAAAGTGGGTTGTCTGATTTTAAAGACACTGATTATCTTTGGATTATTGATCCACTTGACGGAACAACCAATTATCTCCATCATCTGCCCCTCTATTCTGTCAGCGTTGCCTTACAGGAAAATAATGAAACCGTTATAGGTATCGTTTATGAAGTTGTTAATGATGAAATGTTTTATTCTTATAAAGGTGGCAATGCCATGCTGAATGGAGAAAGGATAAGTGTATCGGCTACCGCTGATCTTCAAAATGCTTTACTGGCAACAGGCTTCCCGATCAAAAACTTTGAAATTATTGATGATTATCTCAGGATATTCAGAAATCTGGTAACTCAAACGAGGGGAATTCGCAGACTGGGGACTGCCGCTGTTGATTTGGCTTATGTTGCTTGTGGCCGGTTTGACGGATTTTTTGAATATAATCTGAGTCCCTGGGATGTGGCCGCTGGGGAATTTATTGTCAGGCAGGCGGGTGGAAGTGTCAGTGATTTTTCGGGGAAGAATAACTTTTTGTATGGCAGACAGATTTTAGCTGCCAATTCTCTGATTTTTAATGAACTGTTAAAAAATGTTATTTCTGATAAAGACTAG